Genomic DNA from Theobroma cacao cultivar B97-61/B2 chromosome 3, Criollo_cocoa_genome_V2, whole genome shotgun sequence:
AATGTAGGTAGCGAGCTGGGGAGCGTATCTTCTGTCTCGGAACATCCTAACGATGTCGTTCGCGCCAAGGGACACCCATGAAGCGCAAGTGCAATTTGCGTTGGAGCGAGGAGTTCCTGCCATATTAGGAGTTCTTGCTTCCAAGAGGCTTCCTTACCCATCCAGAGCCTTTGACATGGCTCATTGCTCGCGCTGCCTCATTCCATGGGACCAGTATGGTATTCCCATcaccttaattaatttcattgttaAGTACATTTAATTCCACCTGGAATTcacttgattttcttctttacatgGGGCGGCAGACGGGGTTTATTTGATTGAAGTTGATCGAGTTTTAAGGCCCGGCGGGTACTGGATTCTCTCTGGCCCTCCAATTCGTTGGAAGAAATATTGGCAAGGCTGGCAAAGAACCAGAGAGGATTTAAATGATGAACAGACTCGCATCGAGAGAGTTGCTAGGAGATTATGCTGGAAAAAGTTGGTGGAGAAAGATGACATTGCTATTTGGCAAAAGCCCATCAATCATCTTAATTGTAAAGTTAATCGCAAGTTTAACCGAAACCCACCTTTTTGCCTGGCTCAGGATCCTGACAAAGCCTGGTTTGTTGCTTTTCAATAccacttattttttaaatattttgttacaTGAATCCCTGATCAGTTTTAATTCATTTTGACCATTTCCAGGTATACAAATTTGGAAACTTGTTTGACCCGTTTGCCAGAAGTTTCCCATGATCAAGAAATTGCGGGTGGTGAATTGGCAAAATGGCCTCAAAGACTAAATGCGATCCCACCAAGGATTAGGAATGGAACTGTAAATGGGATTACAgctgaaattttcatgcaAGATTCAGACGTATGGAAGAGGAGGTTGTCTTATTATAAAACATTGAACCATCAATTAGGACAAAATGGAAGGTATCGAAACATTTTAGATATGAACGCATACTTGGGCGGATTTGCCACTGCTCTCATTGACGATCCTGTATGGGTCATGAATGTTATTCCTGCTGAGGCTAAAGTCAATACACTTGGAGTTATTTATGAAAGGGGACTGATCGGAACATATCAGAATTGGTATGCTTAAGCTTGGCTGGTTTTGGATATGTTATCAGTATCAAATACTCTTTGAAAGCTTGTGTcatataatcattttattttcttgcagGTGTGAAGCCATGTCTACTTATCCAAGAACATACGACTTCATTCATGCTGATTCTGTGTTTAGCCTCTATAAGGACAGGTAGTCTTATTCAGaaactttaattatttttgtttcgaCCATCGAGGTATCACTCTGATAATTGTAGTAGAAGCAAAGATGCAAGAATCATTCAAACATTTTTAGCTAGGTTTCATAATGTGGTGCCCTGTATTAATGTTGCAGATGTGAGATGGAGGACATTCTGC
This window encodes:
- the LOC18605510 gene encoding probable methyltransferase PMT15, translated to MAGCILPYHATFKPLKATTTSFASRKGSLFSLALVLCLCTLSFLFGLWQHSGSAPTFITTNKSLSCIPNPNPNTTITTRTTSETLDFSTHHVADADEESLLPDVKTYPSCSVKYSEYTPCEDHIRSLKFKRDRLIYRERHCPEKGELLKCRVPAPYDYKNPFPWPKSRDLAWFANVPHKELTVEKAGQNWIRYEGKRFRFPGGGTMFPHGADAYIDDIGKLINLKDGSIRTAIDTGCGVASWGAYLLSRNILTMSFAPRDTHEAQVQFALERGVPAILGVLASKRLPYPSRAFDMAHCSRCLIPWDQYDGVYLIEVDRVLRPGGYWILSGPPIRWKKYWQGWQRTREDLNDEQTRIERVARRLCWKKLVEKDDIAIWQKPINHLNCKVNRKFNRNPPFCLAQDPDKAWYTNLETCLTRLPEVSHDQEIAGGELAKWPQRLNAIPPRIRNGTVNGITAEIFMQDSDVWKRRLSYYKTLNHQLGQNGRYRNILDMNAYLGGFATALIDDPVWVMNVIPAEAKVNTLGVIYERGLIGTYQNWCEAMSTYPRTYDFIHADSVFSLYKDRCEMEDILLEMDRILRPEGSVVFRDDVDILVKIKKITDGLNWDSQIVDHEDGPLNREKLLFGVKVYWTAPATVETASTTS